Part of the Chitinivibrionales bacterium genome, TGAAGAGGCACCGTTTGCAATAAGGATTAATTTGAAAGGTCTGTTCTCATGAAACCATCCATAGCATTTTTCGACACCAAGCCGTTCGACCGGGATTTTTTCCCGAATATAAACAAGCGCTACGGCTATGCAATCGACTATTTCGAAAACAAGCTCACCCCCAAGACTGTCAAGCTGGCGAATGAGCACACAGTCATCTGTCCCTTTGTTAACGACACCCTTTCCGCTGAAGTCATCGAAGAGCTTCACCGGATTGGTATCAAACTCATTGCGCTCAGGAGCGCGGGCTATAACCATGTGGATCTCAAAGCGGCGCAGGGCAAAATCCCTGTGGTGCGGGTGCCGGCCTATTCTCCCCGGGCCGTAGCCGAGCATGCGGCCGCGCTCATGATGACCCTGAATCGCAAAACCCACCGTGCGTACTATCGAATTCGAGACAATAACTTCGCCATATCCGGCCTGATGGGCTTTGATATGTACGGCAAGACCGCCGGGGTTATCGGGACCGGGAAAATCGGCAAAGCGATTATCGAGATTCTCAGAGGATTCGGCATGACCATCGTTGCCTACGATGCCTATCCTGATGATTCCTATGCACAGGCGCATGGCTTTGAGTATCATCACCTGGATACACTCTACAAGGAATCGGATATTATCACCCTTCACTGCCCATTGACACCCGATACAAAGCATATGATAAACAAAAAAAGCATCGATACAATGAAAAAAGGGGTGATGATTATCAATACCGGACGAGGTGCGTTGATCGATTCACGAGACCTGGTCGAAGGCCTTAAATCAGGAAGTATCGGCTCGGCCGGGCTGGATGTTTACGAAGAAGAATCCGATTACTTTTTCGAAGATTACTCATCCATGACTATTACCGATGATATTTTAGCACGGTTTCTTACATTCCCGAATGTGCTGATAACCTCACACCAGGGTTTTTTCACCCGTGAAGCACTCACCGCGATTGCGGAAACGACACTGGAGAATATCAAACTCTTTTTTGAAAAGAATGAACTGCCCAATGAGGTGTGTGCGAAGTGCGGGTGATGGGGGCAGGAACGAGCGCACGAGCGCACGAAGTCACGAACGCACGAGGGGAACAACAATCGTCCTCGTCCTGGTTCAAAAAGAAAGGATACTACAGTGAATAAAAACGGGCTTATAGCGTATCTCGCACTCAGTTTCGGGCTGAGTTGGCTGATGGGCATTCTCTATCCGCTGCTTGGTGGGAAGTGGAACACCCCGGCTGCGCTGGCGGTGGCGACTGCATATATGTTCATGCCCATGATTGCAGCGATTGTCGCGCAGAAACTTGTCATGCGGGAGAACCTGAAAGAGCCGCTGGCTATTCGATTCAAATTGAACCGGTGGTTTGCGGTTGCCTGGCTTCTCCCGCCGGTTATTGCTGGGGCAACATTCGGGGTAAGCCTGCTTTTGCCGGGAGTTGAATTTGCCCCGGAGATGGAAGGTTTTCTGGCGCGGCTTCAGGAGACCATGACGCCTGAGCAGTACGCGCAGATGCAGGAGCAGATGAAAACCATACCGATAGCCCCGATTTATGTAATGATCCTTCAGGCGCTCATTGCGGCCATTACCGTCAATGCGGTCGCTGGGTTCGGTGAAGAGCTCGGATGGCGGGGATTTCTGTACAAAGAGTGGAAACACCTGGGATTCCGGCGTCTTTCGTTATTAACCGGCGCCACCTGGGGAATCTGGCATGCCCCGCTGATTCTTCAGGGACACAATTACCCTCACTTTCCCGTGGCGGGTGTTTTCATGATGATCATTTTCTGTATTCTGTGGGCTCCCCTGTTCACGCTTGTCCGCATGAAATCAGGTTCGGTAATAGCCGCTTCGATCCTCCATGGCTCAATCAACGCCTCTATCGGCATTTCGATCGTCTACGTGAAAGGCGGCAATGAGCTTCTGATCGGTGGAACCGGACTGGCAGGATTTATTGTGCTGGTTGGTGCGAATGCGTTGGTTTGGGTTTTCCGGCACAAGCTGATCGTTCCCATGCAGGGGAATTGATGGATAATAGGATACAATTAATGGAGACATTTCTCCACCGCTTCCCCCACTGCCGCTCAGGAAATGCCGTTACGATGATAATTTTTTTGCAAATCTGCTACTGCTCGTTGTCATTTTCGCATATTTAACACAGATATGCCCAAACGGTTGTGTCTTGAAATTAAATACATAATCCATTACTCTCACTCATAATATCAAAAATTTAAATAAAAATTAAACAAATGCTCTGTTTAATTTAAATACGCATAAATCATATTTAATTGGCATGTAAATTGCTTCTCTTTGATCTCTTTGTGCAGGCTCTGATAAAATCCGTTTTATTAAACTCTTTTATGATGGGGAGGTTACTATGAAAAGAAAAGCACTTGCGTTTTTGCTGATCGCTGCTTTTCTGGTATCGGCGGACCCGATTCCGATGGTCTCGTATACGGGTGAAGTGCCCGGGGTTATGAGTGAAAGTGCTGAGCTTGTTGTCCGTTATGGCGGTCAGGGGCTCGGTCAGTACGACTGGGAGATTGTGTTTATCAAAGAAGGCTCGGTTGACTGGAGTACGGTACGCTATTTTGAGTGGAATACCGACGCCACTGATGCGTACGATATGGATTTCACCCTGACCTATGATGATGCTTCCGATATTCTCACATTCGATGCAGACAATCTCACGGATATTAACGGCGATCCACTGAGCACGAGCCTTGCCGGTGTTGCCTCGTTCAACGGGGTCGGAGTATCCACAATCGTCAAAGGAACAGAATCCGATCCTTCAAGGGAGATAACACTGAGCGATCTGGTACTGAATTCGGAGAGCCTTCCCGATATCAACAGCGGTGACCATGTATGGACATCCGACAGAGAATTCGGCGGGGCATTATATACCGATAATCCGGCATTTTCATCGCTGGATTTAAGCGGGAAAATCGATTTAGACTGGACCGATGAGCCGGGTCCTGAAGACATGAAAGTGACCATGAAATTCGCGAAGGTGACGGTGCCTGAACCGGGAACGGCGTCGCTTCTTTTCCTGGGAACCCTCCTGCTTGGAGCAGGAGCGATGAGAAAACGGAAATACGAAAAATAATCAGGTATTCCGCTAAAAATCTGCACATCAAGGCCGCTTGTATACTCAAAGCGGTCTTTTACTTTTTTATCTCACCAATCCATTTGCTTTCGGTTTATGATGCCATTTGTGCCGTATTAAATCAGGCTGATTTCAGTGATGGCATGAACATTGCAAATTAAGGCATTGAATAATTCAGAATTTTTATGCTTTGCCTAACAGATATGATAAGGAAAGTGAGATTATGAGGCAAAAATCAGCGAAAATTTCAACGTTTCTCCCGTTGATCGCCTGCACCCACCTTTGCTGCTCGGGGACCATCGATCTTGCAAATAACCGGAGCTATGCGGCCGACAATACAAATCTGTCTTTTATTATCCATGCAACCGATACACTGATGAACACCTATGTCTCTGAAGATCGTGGTCTGGTAGACTATGAGGATTTCTGGGAAGATCCGCTCTTGAAAGACCTGGTCGACAGTATCGCAGTTTTTGATATGTCCGGATTGCAGTCACCCCGTGATTCTCTGGCCTACTGGATCAACAGCTATAATATCCTGGTAATCTATCACCTTCAGAACTACGGCCTGACTCCCCAGCCGCAGCATAATTTCCAGCTCTTTTCGCAGGAAATTGCCGTCTCCGGCATCTATACGAGTCTTGATAAGCTCGAAAAAGGAGAAAATCCATCGTACATAAAAAAATTCAATGAACCGCGCACCCATTTTGCGTTGGTCTGTGCGGCACTGAGCTGCCCGCCGCTTATCAACCGGGCCTATACCGGTGACAGTTTGTATGCGATTCTCGACCGAAACACCTTCGAATTTATAAACAACAATGAGTTCAACACAATTATTCCATCGGCGGGAACAGTCCGGGTCAGCATGCTATTCAACTGGTACAAAAGTGATTTCGAGGGATTCGTGCGGGATACGGCATCCGAAACAGGACTCTCCCGCAAAGCCGGGGGAACAGTAAACGATTTTATCGCAAGCTATCTCAACGATCAATCGAAAAAAGCAGCGGTACAGAATAATGCACTTGAATTTGTACCCTACGACTGGACAGTTAATAACCGGTAAGTGCATAGGTGGGAACCGGATGCTATGAAAAAAAAACTGATACTACTTATCGTACTGCT contains:
- a CDS encoding PEP-CTERM sorting domain-containing protein (PEP-CTERM proteins occur, often in large numbers, in the proteomes of bacteria that also encode an exosortase, a predicted intramembrane cysteine proteinase. The presence of a PEP-CTERM domain at a protein's C-terminus predicts cleavage within the sorting domain, followed by covalent anchoring to some some component of the (usually Gram-negative) cell surface. Many PEP-CTERM proteins exhibit an unusual sequence composition that includes large numbers of potential glycosylation sites. Expression of one such protein has been shown restore the ability of a bacterium to form floc, a type of biofilm.), which produces MKRKALAFLLIAAFLVSADPIPMVSYTGEVPGVMSESAELVVRYGGQGLGQYDWEIVFIKEGSVDWSTVRYFEWNTDATDAYDMDFTLTYDDASDILTFDADNLTDINGDPLSTSLAGVASFNGVGVSTIVKGTESDPSREITLSDLVLNSESLPDINSGDHVWTSDREFGGALYTDNPAFSSLDLSGKIDLDWTDEPGPEDMKVTMKFAKVTVPEPGTASLLFLGTLLLGAGAMRKRKYEK
- a CDS encoding DUF547 domain-containing protein, coding for MRQKSAKISTFLPLIACTHLCCSGTIDLANNRSYAADNTNLSFIIHATDTLMNTYVSEDRGLVDYEDFWEDPLLKDLVDSIAVFDMSGLQSPRDSLAYWINSYNILVIYHLQNYGLTPQPQHNFQLFSQEIAVSGIYTSLDKLEKGENPSYIKKFNEPRTHFALVCAALSCPPLINRAYTGDSLYAILDRNTFEFINNNEFNTIIPSAGTVRVSMLFNWYKSDFEGFVRDTASETGLSRKAGGTVNDFIASYLNDQSKKAAVQNNALEFVPYDWTVNNR
- a CDS encoding 2-hydroxyacid dehydrogenase — protein: MKPSIAFFDTKPFDRDFFPNINKRYGYAIDYFENKLTPKTVKLANEHTVICPFVNDTLSAEVIEELHRIGIKLIALRSAGYNHVDLKAAQGKIPVVRVPAYSPRAVAEHAAALMMTLNRKTHRAYYRIRDNNFAISGLMGFDMYGKTAGVIGTGKIGKAIIEILRGFGMTIVAYDAYPDDSYAQAHGFEYHHLDTLYKESDIITLHCPLTPDTKHMINKKSIDTMKKGVMIINTGRGALIDSRDLVEGLKSGSIGSAGLDVYEEESDYFFEDYSSMTITDDILARFLTFPNVLITSHQGFFTREALTAIAETTLENIKLFFEKNELPNEVCAKCG
- a CDS encoding CPBP family intramembrane metalloprotease, whose product is MGILYPLLGGKWNTPAALAVATAYMFMPMIAAIVAQKLVMRENLKEPLAIRFKLNRWFAVAWLLPPVIAGATFGVSLLLPGVEFAPEMEGFLARLQETMTPEQYAQMQEQMKTIPIAPIYVMILQALIAAITVNAVAGFGEELGWRGFLYKEWKHLGFRRLSLLTGATWGIWHAPLILQGHNYPHFPVAGVFMMIIFCILWAPLFTLVRMKSGSVIAASILHGSINASIGISIVYVKGGNELLIGGTGLAGFIVLVGANALVWVFRHKLIVPMQGN